aaaaggCCTAACTGTTAGCGGGAAAAACAGACTAAACGTACAAAATAAACTAAcgtgctacataaagtacagtgatgtgatgtggtCTGTTAAAACCAGCGAGGAGCCGAGCGGCTGCGTTCTGAACTAGTTGGACGTGTGACAGGGACTTGTGGGAGATGCTGGACAGAAGACAGTTGCAGTAGTCTGGCTGTGAGTTTTTGCCTGGTGGACAGAGGACCGAGCTTGATTGGTCCCTGGAGATGTGGGGGCTAACCAGTATAATTTCtggtttttctttgcttcagtATTAGTCATGAAATCACACATCATGGACATCAGATCAATAGTTTATATTGTTTACTGTTAATGTTATGAGTGAGGCCCCAAACCAGTAGTTTTACTTTAATACTGTAGCTACATTTATAACACGTGAGGTGCTTCATGTAGGATGGTTACTTACAAAGCAGTACTTTTACTCTGCTCTGAAGTGAAGCTGAGGTGGATCAGAACCAGTTTTAGTGTTCTGACAGTAAGGTTTTATCCTGAAAATCACGGTTGTAGGTTTttatatctatctgtctatatCTATATACTGTGTATCTATCTATACAAACAAACGTTTCTTCTATATGTAATAGTTTCCATTTAGTTCTTTACTggacattaaatatttatttaatgcaCTAAATGTAACAGCAGGTGCATGACGGAGACCTGAGGGGAGCTGCTCTTTATCAGACGGGAGTGTGTGGCTCTTAGAAGAGCCGTTTTGGGGCCGTTTCCGGTCGGTGGGTCTGCGGGTCTACTTGGTCTTGCCGGGCTTGTCGGTCTTCTTGGGCAGCAGGACGGCCTGGATGTTGGGCAGCACGCCGCCCTGAGCGATGGTCACTCCGCCCAGCAGCTTGTTGAGCTCCTCGTCGTTGCGGACGGCCAGCTGCAGGTGACGGGGGATGATCCTGGTCTTCTTGTTGTCGCGGGCGGCGTTTCCAGCCAGCTCCAGGATCTCAGCGGTCAGGTACTCCAGCACAGCCGCCAGGTAGACGGGGGCGCCGGCACCCACACGCTCCGCATAGTTCCCCTTCCTCAGCAGCCTGTGGACACGACCGACCGGGAACTGCAGCCCGGCACGGGAGGAGCGGGTCTTGGCCTTGGCTCTGGCTTTTCCGCCTGTTTTACCTCGTCCGCTCATTTTCACTACCGGTTTCTGGTCTGAACTCAGAATCTGTGAGCTCCGCAGACTCGACCGTCAGTTTTATGTCGGCCGAGCTCCCGGGGGAGCTGCTGTCACACCAACCAGAAGAGGGGCTCCGGCCGAGGGCGGCCGCGCTCCGTTTTGGCGGACTTTTTGAACAGATTTCTCTCCAATAGGCAGCGGAGGTTGTGGCGGCGTGTCGCTCCTCCGGGCGGTGCTGAGCTCAGACAGACGCTCCACCAATCAGGAGCAGGCGGCCTGAAGCGGCGCTAACGTTTCACTGCCGCCCCACAGTTTAAGAGCAGCGGCTCTCCAGTCTCCGCCACACTTTTCTCCCGCTCAGAGAAACAAAGTATCATGGCAAGAACCAAGCAGACAGCCCGTAAGTCCACCGGCGGCAAAGCCCCCCGCAAGCAGCTGGCCACCAAGGCCGCCCGTAAGAGCGCCCCGGCCACCGGCGGAGTGAAGAAGCCTCACCGCTACAGGCCCGGCACTGTGGCTCTGAGGGAGATCCGCCGCTACCAGAAGTCCACCGAGCTGCTGATCCGCAAGCTGCCCTTCCAGCGCCTGGTCAGGGAGATCGCTCAGGACTTCAAGACCGACCTGCGCTTCCAGAGCTCCGCCGTCATG
This region of Scatophagus argus isolate fScaArg1 chromosome 10, fScaArg1.pri, whole genome shotgun sequence genomic DNA includes:
- the LOC124066161 gene encoding histone H3; its protein translation is MARTKQTARKSTGGKAPRKQLATKAARKSAPATGGVKKPHRYRPGTVALREIRRYQKSTELLIRKLPFQRLVREIAQDFKTDLRFQSSAVMALQEASEAYLVGLFEDTNLCAIHAKRVTIMPKDIQLARRIRGERA
- the LOC124066162 gene encoding histone H2A-like, with the translated sequence MSGRGKTGGKARAKAKTRSSRAGLQFPVGRVHRLLRKGNYAERVGAGAPVYLAAVLEYLTAEILELAGNAARDNKKTRIIPRHLQLAVRNDEELNKLLGGVTIAQGGVLPNIQAVLLPKKTDKPGKTK